TTTTAGATACATTTATTCTGGCTTCTGCTGTCGCTCTTGCTGCTATTATCGGGAATGAAGTAGGGTACTATTTCGGAAGAAAAACGGGTTCTGCATTATATAAGAAGCAGGATACCATGCTTTTTAAGAAGAAATATCTATATCAGGCACATGATTTTTTTGAGAAAAACGGGGCATTGGCCATTATTATGGCGAGATTTTTACCTGTGGTAAGAACATTTACCCCGATTGTTGCCGGAATTGTAAAGATGGATAAAAAGGCATTCCTTAGAGACAATATTATCGGTGCCATCTTATGGTCGTTCCTATTGATTTTCGCAGGGCATTATCTGGATAAGTTATTCATGGAGCAATTCGGAATCGATCTTAAGAAAAAACTCGAATTGATCATCATCGTTATCGTTTTGGTGACTACCTTGCCGGTGATTCTTAAATTCCTATTCGGAAAAAAACAGGATTTCTCAAAATATGAAAATCATAATTTTGATGAAGAAGAAAATAAATAACATTAATTTATAAACTATACAGTAACCTGCTTTTCGGAGCAGGTTATTTTTTTAGGTAATAGGTTGCGCTTCAATTTTAGCGATGTCATGCTGAGCGCGAAGCAGTCGAATTATCTTTTAAACTGAGTTCGATCGATAAAATATTCTACCAGATCAATAGGGACGGGCTTCAGCACGTCTAAAAGAGATGAAACTCCTAGAGGCTTTAGCCGAAATTTATAATCAATTTGTACGAAAGACCCCTATTTGATTTGGGATTTTATCATTGGGCTGAAGTCATGCTATTGATGTAAGTGTTAACGGTATTAAAATCAGTATTTTAAATTATTTATTTTAATAGAACTCTGGTTTTTAGAATGTAGTCTGGCAGATTTTTTAGATAACGCAGATTGAGTTTCTGAAAGTTTTAGAACATAAAGTTCATCAAGTTTTTTTATAACTAATCGTTTGAAGGTTCACCAAGCTGTGCTACTTATAGAAGAACCAAAAGAAATTTCGAAAGCTGAAGCAAAAATCAACAGCAGCATCTGTGAAAATCGGAGCGATCCTCGGGAAAAAAAATATTCGCGAATTCGTGGCGGTAAATTACTTATTTCTAATCCAATCCAAAATATTAGGATAAATAACAGAATCTCTTTTCTTTTTATTAAAAAATCTGGGAACATGTCCCGTCTTATCCATAAAAATTAATTGATGAGGAATATTTTGGGCTGTCAGTACAGAATCTAAAGCCAAACCCTGATGCTGGTTGACCAAAAAATCCTGATTTCCCTGAAAAAGCAGGGTAGGAACGTTTGAAATATTGGCAACCGGACTTGCTTTTCTAAATTCTTCAGAAATATTTTTTCGGTTAAATTTGGTACCCACCACTTTTTGAAAAACTGGAGACGTGTATTTTGAATAAAAAGAATGCAGGTATTCTTGAGAGTAAAAATCGGTAGGGCCGCTTAGAGAGATGATTTTTTTTATCTGATCCGGATGTCGGTAACCGTACAGTAAAGCAAGATGCGCGCCTGCACTTTCACCCAGAATAATATAATTATCGGGTTCCAATTCGGCCTTTTCAGCTAAGGAATTAAATTTTGAAATGGCGAGAGCAATATCTTCCAGCTGTTCTCTATAAGTGATTTTTTTAGAGGTGGAAACCAGCCGGTAATTCATATTAATGCTTGGAATATTATTCTTAAAAAGCATCTTCTGAACCTGGATCATATGTTCTTTTTTTCCCAATACCCATGCACCGCCATGAACAATTAAAACAACAGGAGAATTCTGAGGGTAATCCGACGGAAGAAAAATATCCATCTTTTGTCTTTTGTGCTCACCGTATTTTAAATTATAGATTTTCTGATCGTTATTTGTTCCCACCCAGACTCTGAATTTGGTATTGCATGAATTCAATAAAAAGCCAATTATTCCTAGAACGAAGAAATGGTATTTGATAATCAGCTTTTTCATACCTTAAAAATACTGAAAATTACGGAATTTGGAAAGAGATACTTTACTGTGGGATAATAGAATTATTTATGTAATAAAAATGCATAAAACAGTCTGAAAGAGAAATTAAATAATTATTTTTGTTCCTTAACAATTATTAAAAAAATATTAAAATTCTATGGCATCTGGTTTTTTTGCGATTTTAGATGATATTGCTGCTTTGATGGACGATGTAGCAGTTACCAGTAAAATAGCTACCCAAAAAACAGCTGGAATCTTGGGCGACGATTTGGCGGTAAATGCCGAAAAGGCAACCGGATTTCTTTCATCCCGTGAACTACCTGTTTTATGGGCGATTACGAAAGGCTCATTTATCAATAAACTGATTATTTTACCGATTGTTTTTCTGCTTAACTGGATCTACGCTCCGGCTATCAATTATGTACTGATCCTCGGAGGTCTCTATTTGTCATTCGAAGGCATGGAAAAAATTATTGAATTTCTTTTTCATCGTGATAAAAAAGGACATGAAGTGGTAGAAGAGGTGGAGAAAGAAAAGAAAAGCCCGGAGGAGGTTGAAAAGACAAAAGTAAAATCTGCCATCACAACTGATTTTATTTTATCGATCGAAATTGTAATCATTGCCCTGGGAACCGTATTGGAAGAAAGCCATCCTTTTATTACCCAGATTCTGGTTACCAGCTTAGTCGCTTTTCTCGCAACGGTAGGAGTATATGGAATTGTGGCTTTAATTGTTAGGATGGATGATGCCGGATTTAAGCTCATTAAAAAAAGTAACGATAAGGGCTTCTTCGGAAAGTTAGGACATATTTTAGTGAAAGCTTTACCGATCGTTATTAAAGCGTTAGGGGTAATCGGTACCATCGCCCTGATCATGGTGGCGGGAGGTATTTTTGCCCACAGAGTAGAATTTCTTCACCATTTATTCCCGAGCTGGCCCGCGACGTTGAAAGAAGTAGTTTTCGGTCTGATCGGAGGTTTAGCGACCGTACTTCTTTTCACTCTTGGAAAAAGTGCGTTATCTTTGGTTAAAAGTAAATAATTAACTTACATTTGAAAATAAATATAGCTTATGAATACTCAATGGTTTCATAAGCTTTTTTAATTGTTATGAGAAGCCTATCCATTGATGTTTTAAAGATCATTCTTGCGTTTTTTGTCGTTTTTCTGCACATGCACGTTTTGCGGGATACCTATCCGTCGCTGAGTTATGTTTTGGTCAACGGGCTTTTCAGAATGGCGGTTCCTGTTTTCCTTATTATTTCGGGATATTATTTTTTTTATATTGATGAGGTAAAAAGATTAAAAAAATGGTCCTTACGGATACTCTTGCTGTATATCATCTGGTCTGTTGTCTATTTTCAGTTCTGGAAAGAAAAAGATAGTCGGGTTCTGAATATTCTGTTTGGTTATCATCATTTATGGTATCTGATCGGAACTTTTTTCGCGGGACTTGTTTTATTTACTTTAAGAAAATCTTCAGTAAAAGTTGTAATAACTCTGATTGTATTATTTTTCTGTTGCGGCTACACAATTCAACTGTTAGGTAATATTCACTATTTTAAAGGTAGTTTTGATAAAACCATTAATTTATATCCCACCTACAGAAATTTTCTTTTCGTCTGTTTTCCTTTTTTAGCGATCGGATTTTTAATTAAAAAATTAGAGATCGATATGAGAAGAAAACCTTCACTTTTTATGGTTCTTTTCTCGGTTGGGCTAGTTATTTTCGAAGCCTTTTTTAATTATTCGGTTTTACATCTGAACCAAAAAGAAAGTATTGACCTTTTATTTTCTTTATTATTAGCCTGTCCGGTGTTGTTTTTATATTGTAAAAATTTACCTGCAAAAACAGATTCTAAAATCCTGGCAAGCATTTCCACAGCCATTTACCTGATTCATCCGCTGTGGATGGAGTTAATTCTTAAATCTCCGTACCCATCTATTCAGCAGTATCAGAATATCCTTTTTGCTATAGGTCTGCTTACTTCGAGTTTATTATTGGTTTTAATTAATCGAAAACTGAAATATTTACTGTAGAAAATAGAGATAAATTTTCTGATGAAAGGCTTCGGTAAGCTCAGCCTGACAACGGTCGTCATAAAAATTTAGTGTTAGAGATGTCACATTGAGCCCGACGAAGTGCTTTTAAAATCATTACTGAACCTTCGCAATCGTCAGCCCATCAGGTCTCCCGCCAATATCCAGCTTCTGAACCATTTCCATTGTATTTAAGTCAATCACTGAAACCAAATTATTCGGTGTACATGACATGAAAAGTCTGTTTTTTTCTTTATCCATCAACATTGCAGCTCCCTGTCCTGTTTTGATTTTTTTTACTTCCTTTCTGGTTCTGCTGTCGTAGAAAAGTAATTCTCCGGTTTTTACACTCACAATACAAACGTATTTGCCATCAGGAGTGAATTTTAAACGGTGCAACCCTACTATTTTAGTATCAATATCCGACTTCACTTCTCTCTTTTCCAGATCAACAATAGCGATATGTCCATCGGGTTTTGCAGTCCACAATTCTTTTCCGTCACCAGAAACATCAAAACCTTCAGCGCCTTTTCCTACTGGAACCAAAGTTTGAATCCAATCCCAACGAGGTTTTGCATTCGGAGGTAAAACACCTGTTGGCGGAACAGTTGGCTGCAGCAGAACATGATCAAAAATACTTACCGTTCCCGATTCCACATTGGTGGTGTAAAAATGCTCAGAATCTGGGGTAACATAAAGAAGATGCGTTACATTCTGCCCGGTTCCCATAGCCCAATCGAGGCGATCCTCTTTTATATCATATCTTCCGACCGCTTTTGAACCCTGCGCGGTGAACCATAATTTATCATTCAAATAAGCTAAACCGTGAGAGCCGTAAAGCGGTCTCGTATCAATATTTTTGATGGGTTTAAATGTTTTTAAATTGATTACATTAATTTCATGAGCTGTTCCGTTTACCGTATTCGCAACATACGCCACAGAACCATCCGATGAGGTCACGACTTCATGAGGATCTTCGCCAACAGGAATTTTAGTAATAATGTTTAAAGTATTATAATCTAAAACTACCATTTTTTGATCTGCTTTTGATAAGGCTAAAATATATTTTTGTTGAGCAGATAGCTGTCCGGAAATAACGATCGTAAGAAGAAAAGCAAGAAATTTCATGTAAAGAATTTTGTACTCTTTGGATGAAAAATCACTGACTTTGTTAAATGTTGTTAGTTGTTGCTCGTGATAAAGGATCAGTTTCAAAATTTGGGTAGAAATTGTTTAGATGTATTTTTGCCACGAATGCATTAATATTTTTATTTCCCACAGATCGCTAGGATTTTCATGGGAGAGGCTTTTTCTGTTGGTTTTTCGCAAAGTCGCAAAGATATTTTTTAATGCTTTATGTTTTTAAGTCGCAAGGATTTTATCAAAGATAAAATTGAGGGCCGCATATTGTGGCCAGGAATGCACGAATTTTATTTCCCATAGATTGCTGGGATTTTCATGGGTGAGGCTTTTCCTGTTGGTTTTTCGCAATGTCGCAAAGATATTTTTTAATGCTTTATGTTTTTAAGTCGCAAGGATTTTATCAAAGATAAAATTGAGGGCCGCATATTGTGGCCAGGAATGCACGAATTTTATTTCCCACAGATTGCTGGGATTTTCATGGGTGAGGCTTTTCCTGTTGGTTTTTCGCAATGTCGCAAAGATATTTTTTAATGCTTTATGTTTTTAAGTCGCAAGGATTTTATCAAAGATAAAATTGAGGGCCGCATATTGTGGCCAGGAATGCACGAATTTTATTTCCCACAGATTGCTGGGATTTTCATGGGTGAGGCTTTTCCTGTTGGTTTTTCGCAATGTCGCAAAGATATTTTTTAATGCTTTATGTTTTTAAGTCGCAAGGATTTTATCAAAGATAAAATTGAGGGCCGCATATTGTGGCCAGGAATGCACGAATTTTATTTCCCACAGATTGCTGGGATTTTCATGGGTGAGGCTTTTCCTGTTGGTTTTTCGCAATGTCGCAAAGATATTTTTTAATGCTTTATGTTTTTAAGTCGCAAGGATTTTATCAAAGATAAAATTGAGGGCCGCATATTGTGGCCAGGAATGCACGAATTTTATTTCCCACAGATTGCTGGGATTTTCATGGGTGAGGCTTTTCCTGTTGGTTTTTCGCAATGTCGCAAAGATATTTTTTAATGCTTTATGTTTTTAAGTCGCAAGGATTTTATCAAAGATAAAATTGAGGGCCGCATATTGTGGCCAGGAATGCACGAATTTTATTTTCCCACAGATCGCAAAGATTTTCACGGATGATATCGTGGATTTTTTTGCTTAACCTTTCAGGTCTTATGTAAGTAGAACGGTTTGGTGAGACTTAAAACGGGAGTTGTCAAAAAACTTGGGATGGCTTTGTGTTCAATATTTAAAGTGTAAGGAAAAGAATCTGCATCATTCGCAAAATCTGCGAGAGCAAAAAATTTCATCTTACATTATCTAAATTTTTTTGCCTGGTCCTCAACTTTTGTACGTGATTCGTAATAAATACAATTTTAAAGACTCAGTTATTTCCAGCTTCCATCCCAAATTAATCTTTTCCCTCCATGGTTTTAATCCTTCCATTTTCATCATAGAAAAGTTCTCGCATTTTCAGGCTTCTCAGATAATTTTTTCCACCAGAAGGTTGACTGTCATGGTAAAATAAATACCATTTTTTATCGATCTCCACAATGCTGTGATGGGTTGTCCATCCAACGACAGGCGTTAAAATTTCGCCCTGATAAATAAATGGACCATAAGGAGTGTTACTGATTGCATAAACGAGCTTGTGCGTATCTCCGGTAGAGTAAGAAAGGTAGTACGTATTGTTGTATTTGTGCATCCAAACGCCTTCAAAAAATCTTCGATCGTGATCTCCCGATTTTAGGGGAGTTCCATTTTCATCAAGAATCAGAATATCTTTGGGCTCTTCAGCAAATTCCAGCATATTTTTGCTGAGTAGTGCCATTTTCGGAGACAGGGCATTTTCATTGTTTTCAGGTTGCGTCCCGGGACCAAAAGGTTTATTATTTCGGTATTTCTGCAATTGCCCACCATCAAGCCCGCCAAAATAAACGTAATAATTTTTGCCGTCTTTAAAAACGGCTGGATCAATACTGTAACTCCCTTTGATCGGGTTTTTCTCAGCTTTGAAAAGACCTTCCGGTTTATTCGAAATCGCGACTCCCAATTTAAAATTTCCCTCTTTATCTTTTGCGGGAAAATAAAGGTAATATTTGCCGTCTTTCTCTGTCACATCCGGTGCCCACAATTGTTTTTCAGCCCAAGGAATATCCTCAAGCTTTAAAACAATGCCCAGATCTTCTGCCTTTTCTTGCTGAATATTCTTCATGCTAAGCACATGATAATCTTTCATATTGTAATGACCGCCATTGGTGGGATCTTTAACTTCGGTTTCAATATCGTGAGAAGGGTAGATGTAGATGGTATTGTTGAAAATATGAATCGAAGGATCTGCAAAATACAATTCATCAAATAAATATCTTGGCGCTTCCTGAGAATAGGCAAGCGAAGAAAATAAGACAAAAGCGAGGA
The sequence above is a segment of the Chryseobacterium sp. MYb264 genome. Coding sequences within it:
- a CDS encoding DedA family protein; its protein translation is MEDFNSWKDLLNPEFYIKLGGFWLILFIIFAETGLFVGFFLPGDSLLFVSGIYAVDIIKETFGSTGSDFLDTFILASAVALAAIIGNEVGYYFGRKTGSALYKKQDTMLFKKKYLYQAHDFFEKNGALAIIMARFLPVVRTFTPIVAGIVKMDKKAFLRDNIIGAILWSFLLIFAGHYLDKLFMEQFGIDLKKKLELIIIVIVLVTTLPVILKFLFGKKQDFSKYENHNFDEEENK
- a CDS encoding alpha/beta hydrolase, yielding MKKLIIKYHFFVLGIIGFLLNSCNTKFRVWVGTNNDQKIYNLKYGEHKRQKMDIFLPSDYPQNSPVVLIVHGGAWVLGKKEHMIQVQKMLFKNNIPSINMNYRLVSTSKKITYREQLEDIALAISKFNSLAEKAELEPDNYIILGESAGAHLALLYGYRHPDQIKKIISLSGPTDFYSQEYLHSFYSKYTSPVFQKVVGTKFNRKNISEEFRKASPVANISNVPTLLFQGNQDFLVNQHQGLALDSVLTAQNIPHQLIFMDKTGHVPRFFNKKKRDSVIYPNILDWIRNK
- a CDS encoding DUF808 family protein, whose product is MASGFFAILDDIAALMDDVAVTSKIATQKTAGILGDDLAVNAEKATGFLSSRELPVLWAITKGSFINKLIILPIVFLLNWIYAPAINYVLILGGLYLSFEGMEKIIEFLFHRDKKGHEVVEEVEKEKKSPEEVEKTKVKSAITTDFILSIEIVIIALGTVLEESHPFITQILVTSLVAFLATVGVYGIVALIVRMDDAGFKLIKKSNDKGFFGKLGHILVKALPIVIKALGVIGTIALIMVAGGIFAHRVEFLHHLFPSWPATLKEVVFGLIGGLATVLLFTLGKSALSLVKSK
- a CDS encoding acyltransferase family protein; its protein translation is MRSLSIDVLKIILAFFVVFLHMHVLRDTYPSLSYVLVNGLFRMAVPVFLIISGYYFFYIDEVKRLKKWSLRILLLYIIWSVVYFQFWKEKDSRVLNILFGYHHLWYLIGTFFAGLVLFTLRKSSVKVVITLIVLFFCCGYTIQLLGNIHYFKGSFDKTINLYPTYRNFLFVCFPFLAIGFLIKKLEIDMRRKPSLFMVLFSVGLVIFEAFFNYSVLHLNQKESIDLLFSLLLACPVLFLYCKNLPAKTDSKILASISTAIYLIHPLWMELILKSPYPSIQQYQNILFAIGLLTSSLLLVLINRKLKYLL
- a CDS encoding YncE family protein; this translates as MKFLAFLLTIVISGQLSAQQKYILALSKADQKMVVLDYNTLNIITKIPVGEDPHEVVTSSDGSVAYVANTVNGTAHEINVINLKTFKPIKNIDTRPLYGSHGLAYLNDKLWFTAQGSKAVGRYDIKEDRLDWAMGTGQNVTHLLYVTPDSEHFYTTNVESGTVSIFDHVLLQPTVPPTGVLPPNAKPRWDWIQTLVPVGKGAEGFDVSGDGKELWTAKPDGHIAIVDLEKREVKSDIDTKIVGLHRLKFTPDGKYVCIVSVKTGELLFYDSRTRKEVKKIKTGQGAAMLMDKEKNRLFMSCTPNNLVSVIDLNTMEMVQKLDIGGRPDGLTIAKVQ
- a CDS encoding glycoside hydrolase family 43 protein, whose amino-acid sequence is MKKILAFVLFSSLAYSQEAPRYLFDELYFADPSIHIFNNTIYIYPSHDIETEVKDPTNGGHYNMKDYHVLSMKNIQQEKAEDLGIVLKLEDIPWAEKQLWAPDVTEKDGKYYLYFPAKDKEGNFKLGVAISNKPEGLFKAEKNPIKGSYSIDPAVFKDGKNYYVYFGGLDGGQLQKYRNNKPFGPGTQPENNENALSPKMALLSKNMLEFAEEPKDILILDENGTPLKSGDHDRRFFEGVWMHKYNNTYYLSYSTGDTHKLVYAISNTPYGPFIYQGEILTPVVGWTTHHSIVEIDKKWYLFYHDSQPSGGKNYLRSLKMRELFYDENGRIKTMEGKD